The Sylvia atricapilla isolate bSylAtr1 chromosome 14, bSylAtr1.pri, whole genome shotgun sequence genome includes the window CTACTTTTCGCGTCAAAATGGAGAGCAAAGGCTGGCCCCTGATGAATGTTAGTATATTAGGATATAGAGTTATATATAGCCATCAAAATAAATCTATATATTTATCCTTCAGGAGAGAAATGCAGTTCACTAGTTGTCATTACTCTAGCTTTGGTAGGATATCTAGGGCTGTAACCAGACAATTGAGttctcttaaagaaaaaaaaaagtgcactCCCCCCTCAGTAGTAACTTTACTCAACTTTTACATTCAGAATTCTTAAAATGTAAtcattttgatgaaaatataGTAAGCTCTGCCTATCTCGTTAGTAATTTGGATGTGGGTGGTAGCCAGAGGCACGGTCAGATACACACCCAGCTAAAATTTCAGCCTCAAAAACCCttaaagagtttttaaaaaaaaaccaaaccaacaaacaaaaaagatcaTTATTATAGTGCTGCTTCAACTTTGCTCATGCATTTCTGTTGCTTTAAACATGCTCTTTCCTGTTGGCAGGTAATGCTAACTTCATCTGTtctggaaaaaatccaaacaaacaaacaaaaaattttaaaaaagagaggcAAAACCAGGCTTCCCTGGGGGAAAAGTGTCAGAACAGACTGATAGTGTTATTGTTACACGGTTATTTAATAAAGTATTATTAGGTTCTTATTAgcaataatttaattaaaaaaaccaaaatactctATTGTTTCAATTCTcttctcttaatatttttttctctcctctagAAAACATTGCAGGAAATTAAGTGTTCTCTCGGTAGTAAAGACACGAGAATGCAACTCGCTTGCAACATGTTATCGATACGAAAAGGAGTTCCCAATACAGTTTTCAATGACAAGATTCTATAAAATACCCATTTATAGGTCATTCTTTCCTTTAGACTATTGTTAAATTACAGACTACTACAAAAGGACATGCTGTGAGTGAGGGGCGGGGTGGGGAGGGGCAGTCGGGGAGAACAGAAGAGTGCACTTAAAATCGGAGGCCTGCAAAAAGAGCGATCCTTTAGTTCCAGCGGAATGAAATATGTCTGGGGCGGTCCCCTCCCTCCTTCACCAGGGGCTTGTGGAATTCCCTGCCGGCCCGGGAATGGATAGCAGCCCAGCAATATTCACAGTAATACTGCAGACACGTCACGTTAGCACAGAAGAACGGGGCGAACTTGCCGCCGCAGCGGGCGCCCTGACACTCGTCACACAGCTGATCGTCCAGGACATATGGCTTAACTTCCACCTGCGGCCACAAAACAACACGAGTTGGTCATTCTTCAGGGCAAAGGTTTAATTCCACACCTCTGTTTTAGCAGTTGTGCAGTAGGGAATGCTACACGCAGGATTTCCCCCACCCAAAATTCCGGCACTTCAACGCTTCTATCCCTTCCTTGACCCTTAAAGAAAAACCCCCAGAGATCAGTGCTGACCATCAGTCTCACACCCTGTCACTGATTTACAGAAAGGCTCAAACCACCTATGGACTGACACCAAAACCTGGGATAATTCTGGGAGTTGTTTTTGATGCCCATTAAGCTCCGTCCCTTTCAGGCAGGAATGGAAATTGTTTATACAACAGTGTAACTGCTGATTAAATATGCACACGGCCTGCAAATTTCACTGTCTGAACCCCAACCTTAAGACAATTCATTTACTCTCTAAATAAACactttgtttctgtatttttttccatggcttAGTCCTCTCAGCAAAAAGGAAATCCACCTGATCTTGTTGGGATCAAATGAGAGGCTTAACACGGGACTGATGCCCTCCCACGCTGCTGGCATTAAGGGCCAGGTGATGGGCAGGaattcagaacagcagaaataaacagaGGTACAAGTTCCTGCTCTAGAAGGGTTTGTGAACCTTCTCAGAAGCTCATTTAATGTGATGTTTTCACCAACATTTTTCAAACgcccaggctgtggctggtATCTCTGCTGTTATCTCTGCATCTGGCCCTGGACTGCTCCTCTCTGCACCTCACAGGCCTCGGACACACCTCAGGCAAACGAGGACATTCACAAGTTGCTGGGTTTTTAAACCCACCCAACTTTATCACAGCCCAGATGGCACTGCAGTAGTTAGATGTCATTTTTGCTTACACGACACATAAACTGctcagacacagcacagcagccttttTAATGACCtggttttctcctctctccaggcTCCAGTTGCATTTCCCAAAACCCTGCCCTGCCAACTCAGTCAATCTGTagaagagcagaggcaggcaaATATTCCTAACGCCACATCCCCATCCCTtcatctgctctgcagtggaggttggggttttttaaggaCTGCAGCCTTCTCCAAGTGCTAAAGGACCAAGATGGTCACAGGCCACTTCATGTGGTGATTCTGCTCCGTTCCCTCTGCCCAGCCACCTTCAGAGGCCAAACTGCAGCTCAGGTGTCCTTGTCACATTTATTCTGAGGTGTGACACGGCTCTAACTGCCCCCTGAGCTGGCCACAGAGGATTTCCCAGCTTCAGAGAAAGCCTCAGttacagcagctccatcaggcCCCTGAACCCTTCCTGTGCATTATCTCAGGGCACACCCTTGAGCAGCACCTCCTTGCCTAATTTTACAGGAAATCCcttcttgttgctttttttggtaACTaattctacttttctttttacagaaaaacagtATTGCAAAACTGTCAATAAAAGAACCTCACTAAAAACTAgtgttgctgtatttttatctcCCTCATGCACCCAATCTCTCCTATAATGAATCGTCTCTGAGCATTATCTCCCCAATAAAAACTAcacaaaaaatgaggaaataaggagtgggaggggagaaggaagggaaatagattgcaaaatggttttttttttcagaatttacaAGTACTTAAATTTGTAGTCCCACCAGCTTCAATGGACCTATTCACCCAAGTGTCTGCTTGTGCAAGCACAAGTAGCACAAGGGCAGCCCAAATTATTTGTTCAAAGCTGAACAGAACTTATTTCAGAGCCAAGATTAGAACAAAGACATTCCAATTCACAGGCCACAGTCAGATTGTTGTTACAATTCTTCTGCTTTATAGCcaaagcagaagtgaaatgaTAATGGGCTAATCAGCCAAGTTTGGAGGTTTCCACTgtattaattataaaattaagaTCAGCAGTGACAGTCACGTAGGAAAAATCCAGAGGCAAAGGATGAATTACAACAGGAGATGTGAGCATCTGAGTTTCCCAAACTGTGGCCTGAAGATCACTGTAAACTGGCAGTTACATTTTAGGAGATGAAGAGGGCAGAAAGCAAAGTGCTGATCCATTTGGcaaattcatttaaataataagGACTACAATAATAAAGGAATGAATAACCaagcacaggctgtgcagggtgACTGTGAGGCTGCAGGGCACAGTAACAAGTTTCAAGAAGGCATTACCAGGATGTTCTTGGACACCCAGCACACTTTGGGGTGGTTCTGCCTGTTCTCCCAAgggatgcagagcaggaggaagagctgccccagccctggcaggcacCTCCTCCCTGCATCTCACCTACCCTACAAATCCTTGCCAGTGGGAGCATCTGAGGAGCTCAATATTCTTGGAAAAGGCCAAGGCAGCTGCCACATTTCCCACTACACTCAGCAACTCAAGAAAGCCTTTTTCACAGTCACTTCCCACGtgccagcaccaccagcagctcctcaccacTCCAGTTTTACTCCGTGCTGCATCTCAGAGGCACTAAAAACAGGATTAACTCAGTGCATCTTCATCTGTGCTGCATCTCAGAGGCACAAAAACGGGATTAACCCCATGTACCACTGCCAAGGACACCTGTGAGGCAGAGAGGGAgtttgcagaggagcagaggagcctTACTCATTTATCAATCCCTCCATGCTGCATCTCAGAGACACTAAAACTGGGATTAACTCAGTGTACCTTTACTCTGTGCTGCATCTCAAAGGCACTAAAAACAGGATTAACCCACTGCCAAGGACACCTGTGAGGCAGAGAGGGCATTGGCAGAGGAGCCTTACCCATTTATCAGTCTCTCCATGCTGCATCTCAGAGGCACTAAAACTGGGATTAACCCACTGCCAAGAACACCTGTGAGGCAGGGAAGGCAATGGCAGAGGAACAGAGGGGCCTTACCCATTTACCAATCTCGTGCTGCATCTCAGAGGCACAGAGGGGCCTTACCCATTTTACCAATCTCCTCGTGCTGTTCATCTCAGTATTCACTACCACTTGATTAACACCACGTGCCAAGGACACCTGTGAGGCGCAGAGAGGGCGTTCTCAGAGGAGCAAGAGGGGCCCTGCCTTACCCGTTTATCAATCTCCCCGTGCTGCAGCTGCACGAAGCGGGCGCTGATAGCAGCAATGTAGCTCTGTTGGTTGGAGAAGGCCACCCGCCCCGCTCCTTTGGGGTACTTGAGCTCGGGGTCGGTGTCGATGCCGGCGTAGCAAACCCCTCCGTAGAGCCGGTCCATGATCATCGCCAGCTCCACTGCGgcacaaagcaaaaccaaactgagCCCCAGGCTGGCTCCTTTCTCTCCGAGCACCCTCAGCACAGCTCGTGTCCCCCAACAGTGTGGCACCACGCTCGAGAttccctggctgccaggctggCTTTTCCCCCAGCGCTCCCCAACCAGGCTGCACGTCCGACACGCGCGGTGCGCAGTGTGTACCTGCTCGTAAAGGCCGAGgaacaccaccaacaaaaatGGTTTTTCTTGGGTCAAGAGGATGGGAACCATCCATAACAAAATCACTATCACTAAGGTTCAAGGCCGGATCTGAAACCTACGGATAAAAAGCCTGGTTTTTTTAACCATTCACAATTCAAGGTGTCTCAGTATATAAATATAACAGTGTCctacagaggaagaaaactccTTAAACAGCTGTGCTTTCTAAAACTCTACTTGTTCAGCAATCATTTCTCCAAATGAATGGTAACGAGCTCCATTAAGACAGACCTTTTGAGGATGCTAAATTTCACCACTTCCTTGTTTACCcaaatttctgaggaaaaaaccctcacccTGTGCTGACACATTTACTTAATCATGACTGAGCTGCGCTGTACAACGCCCCTGGTCACACAGATCTGCAAtgctcctcctgtcccagccttATCTCAGGGCAGCAGGCTCCAGAGTTGCCTGTTTAGTTACTGTGCTGCTTTGTATTTGGTTACAGCTGGCCAGAATCTGAGGCACAGGACTAGAGCAGAATTCTCCCCAACTATTGGACAGACTTGCATCAGCCTCCCATTTCCGTTAATATTATTACTTAATTATTATAGTGTATATTCATGATTTGCAGTTCAATGCCATGGGATGTTTTTTAGGATTTATCTGTTGCATACAACATTCAGACAATATGAATTCTACATGTTCATCATTAGCAAGCATAAAATACCTGTCTGGAatacatctttttttaataaaaacaggtATTGTGACTAGACTAAAAAACTTTCTTAGGTCTAGTTCGAAAGCAGTAAgttgttctttctcttcttaATTTCACCCCTAAAGGAATTTTACCATTAATGTTCCGAGGGCAGAAGAAATGCAGGTGAAGAGCCCAATTTGTGATTAGCACCCAGGAATTGTGCAGGGCCCTGACAATTCCACCTACCGGTTTGTCTTTGATAGTGGGGCTGGAAACACAGAGATAGAGCTTTCCATCTTCTTCAATGCAGGCATCAATCAGTGCCTGCACAGAGCTTTCATCTTGGAACAGCAAAAATGCATATCCTGGTcaagggaaaacacaaacatcctgctgctctctgtttgtCTCTAGGATCAGAATTTAACTCAGAATTAGGTTGACATCATGCTGCCACACAGGAAGGGAGAAGATTTAAGGTGCTCTCGGCCGCATTTTCCAACCCACAAGTGCTCTGGTTGTTATCTAAGGGACAaatccttcccagctgctgtggaaggCATTTAGTGCCTTTTAAAAAGTTGTTATTACATGTACAACAACAGGGGAAAGAGGGAATATGGAATAAAGTAAAAAACAGGAAGTCAAGGAAGGATTCTTTTAGTGAATTATACCTGCAAGGCCATATTCCACACTTCCACCAGTTTTAGAACAATCCGAAGGATTAATCCTTTTCCCCCCCTAAAACATCGTGTCACTCTGAGACCAACCTTGTGTTTGAACACAAAGAATTATTCTAAAATGCTCATCTTATTGGCTTGCAGGTATTTACCTTTAGGAGGAAAGTAAGATTTGCTCTCTGCCTTGTGTGGCCAGTCTACAATCAAAGGTCCAAAGCGCCGAAAACTTGCAGTGATCTCATCTGGaacagggagagaggggaaaaaacatgaACTTAAAATAAACTGAACTCCAGGCATTGAAAGACATTGATTTCAGGTAGCTTCATCCTATAAACAAATATTCTGTGACCCTCCAGGttcagcagctcacagcagtgctcagcagctgatGGGGAATCTTGGAAGACAGGCCAAAGCTCAAACTTTTCTTCATACtgataattataaataaaagctCATAACCCACACCTTCTCAGGAACTGCATCTATACAGTTCTAATAATCCAGCTTCAACTACTCTCATGGGTTGACATGAAGTTCAGGGTTGCCTTGTCACAGCATTACAAGCTCTGACACAGAAAAGAAGTGGGGGAttaaaacaattctgtgataagaaaaaaaacttttcagctTTATTGTTACATTTTCTCTAACCACTATCCCAGTAGGCTCATACACACGGAGCTCTGGTGAAATGAAGCTTCACAACACCTATACCTGActtatggattttattttaataacaacTGCAGTATTCTGCCACCTGTGTGATGGACCACCACAAACCCCAGGTGCCTCAGGATGCCCAGCACAGATTCATTCCTCTCTGGGCTCTCACCAAGCACAGGTCAGAAGCTACCACAGGACAAAAATCATTGCTGGAAACAACCTCAGCTACACAGGAGCAATCAAAAAGAGTTAAGACTTGATACCCCACACAGACCTTATAAAACTAcgagcagcttttcctgctcctgacCTCTGGGGCCTGCAAAACGATTGCAATGGATTTATGAGTTTCCACGGGCGACTTCGGCTGGTTGAATTTTGCACTTTTGTACTTTTTACCCCGCCGAAGTCAGTTCAACGCGTGTCAACgtcatttttttttgttcttacatCACAGCCTGAACTCTTGGCTTGGGTGAAAAAGTCCCATTTCCATATCAAAGCTTGGAAAACACCCACCCCTGAGCTGGTGGGCAGAAAGGTTTGTGTACCTTCGTCGATGTCTGGAGGCAGCCCCCCGACGAAGACCTTGCGGGAATAACGTTCCACGCGCTCCCCGTTCTGGTGGGAGAAGCAGTGAGGGGACCCCAACCCACTGTGCAGGCTCTGATCCCCATCCCGCGTCATCCAGTAACCCCATCCTCCCTCGGAACAGCGGAGGACTGTGACCTGAATAGTGGagggttggaaaaaaaaaaagagaaaaaaaaaaaagaaaaaaaaaaaaaactccataCTAACAAAGCGTTACACTGTTGGAAGATAATTGTGGGAAATGCAACCCGTTGCTGCATCACAGACGGGAGTGATTTGGCCCTCTGAATGAGCATTATGTTCTCGATTTCATTGCACCCTTTTAGTTTTCTCTATCGTCCAGCAGCTCAAATGCCTCATTTCAGAGGAAAGGTCCTCCTCGTAACAAACCAGGGCTTCTAACCAGGTGCTCGAGCTTTCTACAACATTGTGTGTTTCCAATGAGGGTTCTTTAAAAAGTAttgaaaagggaagggaagagcaaATTTGGTTTCTGGGCCTTTCACAATATCAAGCCATATATATTCCATTTTCCAGTGAACAGATACAATTTCAAGgtgaaaatggggaaaacaagAATTCTACCAGTAAAACACATTACACATTTAAATTACCTGATACCAAAGCATATCATCAACCACCCACTagtaaatgacaaaaaataacctgaggaaaacaggaaaacctactgcaaagactgaaaattttgtCCCCCCTACAACTTTACTTCAGTGTTACAAACAGTTTGTTAATGGCCTCACTCTAAGAGAAAATGTTGTAAAATGAGAAATGTGCCCCTCACAGTCCAGCAGCTTTCTCTGATAACCCTTGATCATCGAGTTCCTtaataatattcttttaaataaggTTGTTATAAATGCCACTGTATAATATCATAAAGAGAGCACAGGAGCTGTTCTCTGCCATGAATTCCCTCTCTAGTTCCAATATCCAGCAGCTACACGACAAACTGAGACTTCTACTCATTTAAGGGAGCATTTTAGGGAATAAATATGTATAGGGAGAGTAAGTAATGAGGCATGCTAGAAGTTTTAGGATACACTTCTTTTTGTCTATGAGGTGATACACTGTGTCTGCTTTTTCAGGATTCATCCCTATCTACCACAGAAATGTCCTGGTGAGGTTAATTTatcctggttttgtttcctccccttgaaagaaattgatttgaaaaaaagaaaacatcttgaaacagaaaatctgaCCAAGACAcagacattttctgtgaaaaaaatatcaaacagctaagaagctgaaaggaaaaaaaaaatgtaataaaaccCCACAGTCCATAGAatttatatgaataaaaattGGAAGGCTCAGTCAGGTTGCCTTACTTGAAATTTCAAGAATCTTTTACACaccttaataaaaataacagtcaGTATAATCAGGCCTCTTTCTGTAGCTGGGCAAACCTCATTCCTACtatgagaaaaatattgtaatattGATTCCAACCTTGTTTTTCCCTAAGGAACTGGTGCACATGTGATTTGTTTCGTTTGTTAAGACCCCAGTCCTGCAGGTATTGTTGGGAGGGAGCAattcccaaaccaaaccccccttttccaggctcctcagctgctcttggagaactccacacacacacacatggaaCCCAGAAGGTCACTCACTGAATTTATGCTCCATCAGCacccaaaatcccccaaataaACTCCTCCAGCACTGGCACTCATAACACACACATACCCACAAACACAGCACCACAGCCCCCAGGGTCACAAACCATCCAGGTGATGTCCACTGGGATCATTTCAGCCTCAGCTACTCCCTAATCCAgttaaaatgctgatttatgGCATGCAGACTATGTAAACCTATGTGAAACTGCTCCCTTATAAGCTTAAAAGTTTGGATTTTGCCCTCTAGTAAAAACTTCATGTTATTTCTCCCATGAGACATTGTCAAcattagaaaattaaagaggAATATTGTTACCTCGCCTTCTCCCATATGTCCTTGCTGCATgttaaatgagaaagaaaacagccttTCAATGATTGTTATAAGGACCAAAAGACCTCGTTTTATTGCCTTTATAACTGGCTCAGTGATTCTCAAGCCTTTGCAGATCCAGGTCATTTAAAAGAAGCGTTCACAagctgcccctgcccacccGCCGTGGCctcctcagcccagctctgttACTTACTGATAAACCACGGTCACCAAGTGGGTATGGATAATCCCAGAGACTTTTGGGGAGCGATTTTAGCCCCGAATTTGcgcttttatttctttatttgagctattcctggggctgtgcctaTAAGCAAATGGATCTTTCCTCATGCACCGGGCTCTCTCTGCCTTGCCAAGCTCAGAACAATCCAAGACTGCTCTCCAccccagctgaaggagaagccCTGACACAAGGAAAGTGCAAGATTGGCGTGAcagtttctgttttgaaatCAGGTTGCTTTGCACAACCCACAAAGTCCTTGGTTCAATTCTGACTGGCAAATAACCAGCTGAAAAAAGCTGAGAAGTCCAGGAGAAAACTGGGGCACTAACGTCGCCTTCCAGACTGAGAGGTGTGTCCAACAGGATGGATTCTCTCCCACTCACCCAGGACACTGTGCTGGAATAATTCAAGTTACCCACTCATTCCtaattttcatgtttcagaACAAATCAGTTCTACCCCTACaaacaacagcattttctgtgctggCTTGGAAGAGCCCATTGTCAGAGCACGGCCAAACTTTCTAATCAAACTTGcacattctttctcttttaatctCATTAAAATCTCTTTCTGAAAGCAAGCCAACTGCTTTCAAAACTTGGATTCTTCCTGGCAAGTGCTGTGAGAAACTCTGAGCACATCATGTGTTTGATTTTCCTTCCCCATTCAAAATTGAGGCCGGCAATTAGTTTAAGCATTTCAATATTTGTAAACCACAACAATACAGGAGTCATTTCCTCTTTCCAAATAAAAACTGTATCAATCCAAT containing:
- the LOC136367693 gene encoding cytoplasmic polyadenylation element-binding protein 4-like encodes the protein MTRDGDQSLHSGLGSPHCFSHQNGERVERYSRKVFVGGLPPDIDEDEITASFRRFGPLIVDWPHKAESKSYFPPKGYAFLLFQDESSVQALIDACIEEDGKLYLCVSSPTIKDKPVSDPALNLSDSDFVMDGSHPLDPRKTIFVGGVPRPLRAVELAMIMDRLYGGVCYAGIDTDPELKYPKGAGRVAFSNQQSYIAAISARFVQLQHGEIDKRVEVKPYVLDDQLCDECQGARCGGKFAPFFCANVTCLQYYCEYCWAAIHSRAGREFHKPLVKEGGDRPRHISFRWN